Proteins encoded within one genomic window of Salipaludibacillus agaradhaerens:
- the rplM gene encoding 50S ribosomal protein L13: MRTTYMAKPQDVERKWFVVDAEGKALGRLASEVASILRGKHKPTFTPHIDTGDHVIVINAEKIHLTGNKLQDKMYYRHSRYPGSLKSMSAGEMRDRKPERLIELAIKGMLPKGSLGRQMAKKLNVYAGSEHPHQAQKPETLELRG; encoded by the coding sequence ATGCGTACAACATATATGGCAAAGCCACAAGACGTGGAGCGCAAGTGGTTCGTGGTTGACGCTGAAGGTAAAGCACTTGGACGCCTAGCTTCTGAAGTTGCGAGCATCCTTCGCGGTAAGCACAAGCCCACTTTTACGCCGCATATTGACACAGGTGATCACGTCATCGTGATTAACGCTGAAAAGATTCACTTAACAGGTAACAAACTTCAAGACAAAATGTACTACCGTCACAGCCGCTACCCTGGTTCATTGAAATCAATGTCTGCAGGTGAAATGCGTGACCGTAAACCAGAACGTTTAATCGAGCTTGCTATTAAAGGCATGCTTCCAAAAGGATCTCTTGGCCGTCAAATGGCTAAGAAATTAAATGTTTATGCTGGAAGCGAGCACCCACACCAAGCTCAAAAGCCAGAAACATTAGA